From Pararhodobacter zhoushanensis, the proteins below share one genomic window:
- a CDS encoding polyamine aminopropyltransferase — protein MTPATAPRGAEVWLLLATFLVAAAGLTYELLAATASSYLLGDSVRQFSLVIGVYLAAMGLGAWASRFVAAPVAGFVWIQIALGLIGGFMAPMLFASYAFAGVVQGPLYLLLILTGALSGMEIPLIARVLKDIGAPVFRFENVLSVDYVGALVASVAFPLLIVPQLGLMTGSLAVGLMNLAVAGFSLWLFRGWLGRGIVITWALSLVLTLGGLVQAERMVSVTESALYDDSVIYSAASPYQHITLTRFRDRTRLFLDASVQFDSQDEYRYHEMLVQPAMALAPRRNRILILGGGDGLAAREVLRHADVEQVTLVDLDPMVTQLFQTNADLVALNHGALNDPRLRVLNQDAWQFVEHDTTAFDLIIVDLPDPKSVSLSRLYSQEFYALTAERLSAQGIMVVQSGSPLFARQAYWSVVHTLAATRNPVVPGAGLSVLPYHVYIPSFGEWGFTLVTFHPLASRPPTFPDGLRYASAATWQASQVFAPDMADLPAAVNQLETQPLLGYYNDGWDAWFN, from the coding sequence ATGACGCCCGCCACGGCACCGCGCGGTGCCGAGGTCTGGCTGTTGCTGGCAACCTTTCTGGTCGCCGCTGCCGGCCTGACCTACGAACTTCTGGCGGCGACCGCCTCAAGCTACCTGCTGGGCGACAGCGTGCGCCAGTTCTCGCTGGTGATCGGGGTGTATCTTGCGGCCATGGGGCTGGGGGCCTGGGCGTCACGGTTCGTGGCCGCGCCCGTCGCGGGCTTTGTGTGGATCCAGATCGCGTTGGGGCTGATTGGCGGCTTCATGGCGCCCATGCTCTTTGCCAGCTATGCCTTTGCCGGGGTGGTGCAGGGGCCGCTCTATCTGCTGCTCATCCTTACCGGCGCGCTGAGTGGCATGGAAATCCCGCTGATCGCGCGCGTGCTCAAGGACATCGGCGCGCCCGTTTTCCGCTTCGAGAATGTTCTAAGCGTCGATTACGTCGGCGCGCTGGTCGCTTCGGTGGCATTTCCGTTGCTGATCGTGCCGCAACTGGGGCTGATGACCGGGTCGCTGGCGGTGGGGCTGATGAACCTCGCGGTCGCCGGGTTTTCCCTGTGGCTGTTTCGGGGCTGGCTGGGGCGCGGGATCGTGATCACCTGGGCACTGTCGCTGGTCCTGACCTTGGGCGGGCTGGTGCAGGCCGAGCGTATGGTCTCGGTCACCGAATCCGCGCTTTACGACGATTCGGTGATCTACAGCGCCGCCAGCCCGTATCAGCACATAACCCTGACCCGGTTCCGCGACCGGACGCGGCTGTTTCTGGATGCCTCGGTCCAGTTCGACAGTCAGGATGAGTACCGCTACCACGAGATGCTGGTGCAACCGGCCATGGCACTCGCCCCACGGCGCAACCGCATCCTGATCCTGGGCGGCGGCGATGGTCTGGCCGCGCGCGAGGTGCTGCGCCACGCCGATGTCGAACAGGTGACGCTGGTTGATCTGGACCCGATGGTGACGCAGCTGTTCCAGACCAACGCCGATCTGGTTGCCCTGAACCACGGCGCGCTGAACGATCCGCGCCTGAGGGTGCTCAATCAGGACGCATGGCAATTTGTCGAGCATGACACCACGGCCTTTGACCTCATCATCGTCGATCTGCCGGACCCGAAGTCGGTTTCGCTGTCGCGCCTCTACTCACAGGAATTCTACGCTCTGACGGCGGAACGGCTGTCGGCACAGGGGATCATGGTGGTGCAATCGGGCTCGCCGCTGTTTGCCCGTCAGGCCTATTGGTCCGTCGTCCACACCCTCGCCGCGACCCGCAATCCGGTGGTGCCGGGTGCGGGACTTTCAGTACTGCCGTATCACGTCTACATCCCCAGCTTCGGCGAATGGGGCTTCACGCTGGTCACGTTTCACCCGCTTGCGTCGCGCCCGCCGACTTTCCCCGACGGGCTGCGCTATGCCAGTGCCGCGACATGGCAGGCGTCACAGGTCTTTGCCCCCGACATGGCCGATCTGCCAGCCGCCGTGAACCAGCTCGAAACGCAGCCGCTTCTGGGCTATTACAACGACGGCTGGGACGCCTGGTTCAACTGA
- a CDS encoding DUF350 domain-containing protein — protein MSFFSTLNPAEFVSTIVFSLLGVALMGLSWWAITRIAPFSIIKEIEEDQNIALAILIGSVFVSLALIISAVILS, from the coding sequence ATGTCGTTCTTTTCCACCCTGAACCCGGCCGAGTTCGTGTCGACCATCGTCTTTTCCCTGCTCGGTGTTGCGCTGATGGGCTTGAGCTGGTGGGCAATCACCCGCATTGCCCCGTTCTCGATCATCAAGGAAATCGAAGAGGACCAGAACATTGCCCTCGCCATCCTGATCGGCTCGGTCTTTGTGTCGCTGGCGCTCATCATCTCTGCTGTCATCTTGTCATGA
- a CDS encoding DUF4178 domain-containing protein, protein MRAGGQREAVRCVTCGAGLNVLGGGRVTTHICPNCGSVLDALESYRLIKIYTDMPRARSPLELGQEGEVDGIRYQIIGILGMRERYQGRVWEWVDHLIYSPTHGYAWLTLEDGNLIFTRRWRSGVSPDFITPVTVESAETRPYCDADGEIFDYYETSTEEIVSIEGEFTWRPHPGDKATVVSLLGPERMLTYVATATEREVEMSRYPDQAALWASFGVAKPPVASSSHPLTPIPVSRDEPFIMYGACTTAALCIGLALFGLIARGGLVYARSETLPASVTVTLAEPDRLAVIHLQSRLRPNSWAWYDIELEDPDGVPLFGAGREIGYYFGRDNDGSWVENNTRTSVYFRPEVAGDYTLEIDVPEAGQGEQSGGPAPETVSIEIREGLTSIVPAVVVGLIFAIIAGLLFARRSLRRAKRFSGSDWTEED, encoded by the coding sequence ATGAGGGCCGGGGGCCAGCGCGAGGCCGTCCGCTGCGTCACCTGCGGCGCCGGGCTGAACGTGCTGGGCGGGGGCAGGGTGACCACCCATATCTGTCCGAACTGCGGCAGCGTTCTGGACGCGCTGGAAAGCTACCGGCTGATCAAGATCTATACCGACATGCCCCGCGCGCGATCCCCGCTTGAGCTGGGGCAAGAGGGTGAGGTTGACGGCATCCGCTACCAGATCATTGGCATCCTGGGCATGCGCGAGCGCTATCAGGGCAGGGTTTGGGAATGGGTTGATCACCTGATCTATTCGCCGACCCACGGCTACGCCTGGCTGACGCTTGAGGACGGCAATCTGATCTTCACCCGGCGCTGGCGCAGCGGCGTATCCCCTGATTTCATCACGCCGGTCACGGTTGAAAGCGCCGAGACACGCCCGTACTGCGATGCCGATGGCGAGATTTTCGACTATTACGAGACATCGACCGAAGAGATCGTCTCGATCGAAGGCGAATTCACCTGGCGGCCCCATCCGGGCGACAAGGCCACGGTGGTTTCGCTTCTTGGTCCCGAGCGAATGCTGACCTATGTGGCGACGGCGACCGAACGCGAAGTGGAAATGAGCCGCTACCCCGATCAGGCCGCGCTCTGGGCGTCGTTCGGCGTGGCCAAACCGCCTGTCGCGTCGTCGTCGCACCCGCTGACACCCATCCCCGTCTCGCGCGATGAGCCTTTCATCATGTACGGGGCCTGCACCACTGCCGCGCTGTGCATCGGTCTGGCGCTCTTTGGCCTGATCGCGCGCGGCGGTCTGGTCTATGCGCGCAGTGAAACCCTGCCGGCCAGTGTGACCGTGACGCTGGCCGAGCCCGACAGGCTGGCGGTGATCCATCTGCAAAGCCGTCTGCGCCCGAACTCCTGGGCGTGGTACGACATCGAGCTCGAAGACCCTGACGGTGTCCCGCTGTTCGGTGCCGGGCGTGAGATCGGGTATTATTTCGGCCGTGACAACGACGGCTCGTGGGTCGAAAACAACACCAGAACCTCGGTGTATTTCCGCCCGGAAGTGGCGGGTGACTACACGCTCGAAATCGACGTGCCCGAAGCTGGACAAGGCGAGCAGTCGGGCGGGCCTGCCCCGGAGACGGTCAGCATCGAAATCCGCGAGGGCCTGACGTCGATCGTACCCGCCGTGGTCGTGGGCCTGATCTTTGCGATCATCGCGGGTCTGCTGTTCGCCCGGCGCTCGCTGCGCAGGGCAAAGCGGTTTTCAGGCTCGGACTGGACCGAGGAGGACTGA
- a CDS encoding DUF4178 domain-containing protein, with translation MISCPYCGTTSFLSDKAAQATSGTGEMHEAPQLISLGTRVVIHGTAYLPIGHARFSYGRGEWDEYWVETDQGGPAWISVDEGDVAIQRAVEPSLAPTLTDMPFMGTTIGIGQTDYTVSEIETARCIALRGLFGEVLALNQTYRFVNCTGPRGTLLSGEVSADGWAWFLGRWVDPFRVRAA, from the coding sequence ATGATCTCGTGCCCGTATTGTGGCACAACCTCGTTTCTCAGCGACAAGGCGGCGCAGGCGACCAGCGGCACCGGCGAGATGCACGAGGCGCCGCAACTCATTTCCCTGGGCACCCGCGTCGTGATCCATGGCACCGCTTACCTGCCAATCGGCCATGCCCGGTTCAGCTATGGCCGTGGTGAATGGGATGAATACTGGGTTGAAACCGATCAGGGCGGCCCGGCGTGGATCTCGGTTGATGAGGGAGACGTCGCCATCCAGCGCGCCGTTGAGCCCAGCCTCGCCCCGACGCTCACGGATATGCCGTTCATGGGGACGACGATCGGCATCGGCCAGACCGACTATACTGTCAGCGAGATTGAAACCGCGCGCTGCATCGCCCTGCGCGGGCTCTTTGGTGAGGTGCTTGCCCTGAACCAGACCTACCGCTTCGTCAATTGCACCGGCCCGCGCGGCACCTTGCTGTCCGGTGAAGTCAGCGCCGATGGCTGGGCGTGGTTCCTCGGCCGCTGGGTCGATCCGTTCCGCGTGCGCGCAGCATGA
- a CDS encoding glutamate synthase-related protein: MPDAVPIIAAKSPAKVELEAGKTYTWCRCGRSSSQPFCDGSHAGTGITPLSFTAEKTGSAVLCRCKATGDAPFCDGTHTRLGDRAVGDASPQTKSETPTAQPTPEEPTVARIHALARDGLSKLGHHGEMGAMGVPRKDLPQWDDIQILAAQMARKPLLDDVLVATSVTIGPRANKPLTLTIPLFVSDMSFGALSQEAKTALARGAELAGTGICSGEGGMLPEEQQENSRYFYELASARFGWDPALMERVQAFHFKGGQGAKTGTGGHLPGDKVQGRIAEVRGLEPGQAAVSPATFPDLHTPADFRRVADEVRERSGGIPIGFKLSANHIEDDIDFALEAGADYIILDGRGGGTGAAPLIFRNHISVPTIPALARARRHLDARTGREVTLVITGGLRVAEDFAKALALGADAVALSNAAMQAVGCVAARICHTNNCPVGIATQKPELRKRLDVQVGADRLARYFGASVDLMQVLARACGHASLSDFSPRDLTTWKREMADLSGVRFGGVSG; the protein is encoded by the coding sequence ATGCCCGACGCCGTGCCGATCATCGCTGCCAAATCGCCCGCCAAGGTAGAGCTTGAAGCGGGCAAAACCTATACGTGGTGCCGCTGTGGCCGCTCGTCATCGCAACCGTTTTGCGATGGCTCGCATGCCGGGACCGGGATCACCCCGCTCAGCTTCACCGCTGAAAAGACCGGATCGGCGGTGCTGTGCCGCTGCAAGGCGACCGGCGATGCGCCGTTCTGTGACGGGACGCACACCCGGCTTGGCGACCGCGCGGTCGGCGACGCCTCGCCTCAGACCAAAAGCGAGACACCCACCGCACAACCGACGCCTGAGGAACCCACCGTCGCCCGCATTCATGCGCTGGCCCGCGACGGGCTGTCAAAGCTGGGCCACCACGGCGAGATGGGCGCGATGGGGGTGCCGCGCAAAGACCTGCCGCAGTGGGACGATATCCAGATCCTTGCCGCGCAGATGGCGCGCAAACCGCTGCTCGATGATGTGCTGGTGGCGACCTCGGTGACCATCGGGCCCCGCGCGAACAAGCCGTTGACCCTGACCATCCCTTTGTTCGTGTCGGACATGAGCTTCGGCGCGCTGTCGCAAGAGGCCAAGACGGCGCTGGCCCGGGGCGCGGAACTGGCAGGAACCGGCATCTGCTCGGGCGAGGGAGGGATGCTGCCCGAAGAGCAGCAGGAAAACAGCCGCTATTTCTATGAACTCGCCTCGGCGCGGTTTGGCTGGGATCCGGCCCTGATGGAACGGGTGCAGGCGTTTCACTTCAAGGGCGGGCAGGGGGCGAAGACCGGAACCGGCGGGCACTTGCCCGGCGACAAGGTTCAGGGCCGCATCGCCGAGGTGCGCGGGCTTGAACCGGGGCAGGCAGCCGTGTCGCCTGCGACCTTTCCCGATCTGCACACGCCGGCCGATTTCCGCCGCGTCGCGGATGAGGTGCGCGAACGCTCGGGCGGCATCCCGATCGGTTTCAAGCTGTCGGCCAACCATATCGAGGATGACATCGACTTCGCGCTCGAGGCCGGTGCCGATTACATCATTCTCGACGGTCGTGGCGGCGGGACAGGGGCCGCGCCGCTGATTTTCCGCAACCATATCTCGGTGCCGACGATCCCCGCGCTGGCGCGCGCGCGCCGTCATCTGGACGCGCGAACGGGCCGCGAGGTGACGCTGGTTATCACCGGCGGGCTGCGGGTGGCCGAAGATTTCGCCAAGGCCCTGGCGCTGGGGGCCGATGCGGTGGCGCTGAGCAATGCGGCGATGCAGGCGGTCGGCTGTGTCGCGGCGCGCATCTGCCATACCAACAATTGCCCGGTGGGCATCGCCACGCAAAAGCCCGAGCTGCGCAAGCGGCTGGATGTTCAGGTCGGCGCAGACCGCCTCGCACGGTATTTCGGCGCAAGCGTCGATCTGATGCAGGTGCTCGCCCGGGCCTGCGGGCACGCCAGCCTGTCGGACTTCAGCCCGCGCGACCTGACCACCTGGAAGCGCGAAATGGCGGATCTCAGCGGTGTGCGTTTCGGCGGTGTTTCGGGGTAA
- a CDS encoding TolC family protein gives MPLPKALRPFPLMLLIAACAQVDTAGLAPADPSAPPAGMSSFTLAADTRVPAATASRAAVPGQVYDLPSLIDIAQTNNPVTRAAWLRARQAALAVGLVEATYLPRISAEILAGRHASDSTAVNDPLGVLPAGSVATGTGADAAVLSVQWLLFDFGRRSALRRGAQEASFASNVTFVGAHQTLIHDVTQAFYDLQAATQREAIQRQRQDAALEIASMARARREQQVATVTELAQAEQVVAQARFDLTRARSETTAASTRLATLCGLSPRQPIRVSLSSTLALPPRPPAAVDAFLQDALQRRPDLQAAFARARVSEANVAAVEASFRPRIVASATLGERVLSGTIDDSRLGSAGIERSQHVAGVYLGVSIPIWDGNARQLRLAEAQAGHQAALAEAENLRAMAEGEIIAAYEALRASLAANTAAVEMVSTAQTTYDAARSMAGRGLATVGEVDTALRMLYDAQLSRVEAQRTARSSAALLAFASGQIASGR, from the coding sequence ATGCCGCTGCCTAAGGCACTTCGCCCGTTCCCGCTGATGCTGCTGATCGCCGCCTGTGCGCAGGTTGACACCGCAGGTCTTGCCCCCGCCGATCCCTCGGCCCCGCCCGCCGGGATGAGCAGCTTCACGCTGGCCGCCGATACCCGCGTTCCGGCGGCAACCGCCAGCCGCGCGGCGGTGCCCGGTCAGGTCTATGACCTGCCGAGCCTCATCGACATCGCCCAGACCAACAACCCGGTGACCCGCGCCGCGTGGCTCAGGGCGCGGCAGGCCGCGCTGGCAGTCGGGCTGGTCGAGGCAACCTACCTGCCGCGCATCAGCGCCGAAATTCTGGCCGGGCGGCATGCCTCGGACAGCACGGCGGTCAATGACCCGCTGGGCGTTCTGCCTGCGGGCTCGGTGGCGACGGGAACCGGGGCGGATGCGGCGGTGCTGTCGGTGCAATGGCTGCTGTTCGACTTTGGCCGCCGGTCGGCGCTGCGGCGCGGGGCACAGGAAGCGTCTTTTGCCAGCAACGTGACCTTTGTGGGCGCGCATCAGACGTTGATCCATGACGTCACGCAGGCCTTCTATGATCTGCAGGCGGCCACCCAGCGCGAGGCTATCCAGCGCCAGCGTCAGGACGCCGCGCTGGAGATCGCCAGTATGGCCCGCGCGCGCCGCGAACAGCAGGTTGCCACGGTGACCGAACTGGCGCAGGCCGAACAGGTTGTGGCGCAGGCGCGCTTCGATCTGACCCGTGCCCGGTCGGAAACCACGGCGGCCTCGACCCGGCTGGCTACGCTTTGCGGGCTGTCGCCGCGCCAGCCGATCCGCGTAAGCCTGAGCAGTACCTTGGCCCTGCCGCCGCGCCCGCCTGCGGCGGTCGATGCCTTCCTGCAAGACGCGCTTCAGCGCCGCCCCGATCTGCAAGCCGCCTTTGCCCGCGCCCGCGTCAGCGAGGCCAATGTCGCGGCCGTCGAAGCCTCGTTCCGGCCGCGTATCGTCGCGTCCGCCACGCTGGGCGAGAGGGTGCTGAGCGGCACCATCGATGACTCCCGCCTTGGCAGCGCCGGGATCGAGCGCTCGCAGCATGTCGCGGGCGTCTATCTGGGCGTGTCGATCCCGATCTGGGACGGCAACGCCCGCCAGTTGCGGCTGGCCGAAGCACAGGCCGGGCATCAGGCCGCGCTGGCCGAGGCCGAGAACCTGCGCGCCATGGCAGAGGGCGAGATCATCGCCGCCTATGAGGCGCTGCGTGCCTCGCTTGCGGCGAACACGGCGGCGGTTGAAATGGTCTCGACCGCGCAGACCACCTATGACGCCGCGCGGTCGATGGCCGGGCGCGGGCTGGCCACGGTGGGCGAGGTCGATACCGCGCTGCGCATGCTCTACGACGCCCAGCTGTCACGGGTTGAAGCGCAGCGCACCGCCCGCTCGTCTGCCGCGCTGCTCGCCTTCGCGTCGGGTCAGATCGCCTCGGGGCGATAA
- a CDS encoding FUSC family protein — translation MTDASAQTLLADLAPRDGRLSGALTITGLVLVTSAIAMALRVPEAALSCYLIFFAHRDNAGDSIFTAIKLTIAASLGIFLGVLLLRGVIEEPMLRLAALVGFTFLGMFLSQASKLGPLAGTAGFVFAFLLTLADVIPVPELMNRALEWMWVVLALPLGLMAFWAALAGKRPLHCAEERITARTRALADPQGASAQALLDEGMGPLDDYRKFARMLGEARGEDAARLAYRADDSFYQLALAEAGVFPQRSHAAPPPEPVPFLLPNAFTDPRHVRFALKVSLAVVITYAFYTAFGLFQIHTAMITCFYVALGTRGETHHRIALRFAGAVMGAVAGFATMLWLMPLVDDIGGLLLLLAVPTFVAAWIGLGGERISYAGWQLALCFFLVVLTGFGPPTGIGAAVSRVIGILFGSAVIMVVFAVVWPDSARDDALAAIDEMDTALATAPPPRSGRDIARLRAPLAQAMRLSEMARYERLADLSPQIAAAKARYHAFLRSTAHAAA, via the coding sequence ATGACCGACGCCTCGGCACAGACCCTGCTGGCCGACCTGGCCCCGCGCGACGGGCGGCTTTCCGGCGCGCTGACGATCACCGGACTGGTGCTGGTCACCAGCGCCATCGCCATGGCGCTGCGCGTCCCCGAAGCGGCGCTGTCATGCTACCTGATCTTCTTCGCCCACCGCGACAACGCGGGCGACAGCATCTTTACCGCGATCAAGCTGACCATCGCCGCCTCGCTGGGGATTTTCCTCGGCGTGCTCTTGCTGCGCGGCGTGATCGAGGAACCGATGCTGCGGCTGGCCGCGCTGGTGGGGTTCACCTTTCTGGGTATGTTTCTGTCGCAGGCATCGAAACTGGGGCCGCTGGCGGGCACGGCGGGGTTCGTCTTTGCCTTCCTGCTGACGCTGGCCGATGTCATCCCGGTGCCCGAACTGATGAACCGCGCGCTGGAATGGATGTGGGTCGTGCTGGCGCTGCCGCTGGGCCTGATGGCGTTTTGGGCGGCGCTGGCGGGCAAACGGCCCCTGCACTGCGCCGAGGAACGGATCACCGCGCGCACCCGCGCGCTGGCCGATCCGCAGGGGGCATCCGCGCAGGCCTTGCTGGATGAGGGCATGGGACCGCTGGATGACTACCGCAAATTCGCCCGCATGTTGGGTGAGGCGCGGGGCGAGGACGCAGCGCGCCTTGCCTACCGCGCCGATGACAGCTTTTACCAGCTCGCGCTGGCCGAGGCCGGGGTCTTCCCGCAGCGCAGCCACGCGGCACCCCCGCCCGAGCCGGTGCCGTTCTTGCTGCCCAACGCGTTCACCGACCCCCGGCATGTGCGCTTTGCGCTGAAGGTCTCGCTGGCGGTGGTGATCACCTATGCCTTCTACACCGCCTTTGGCCTGTTCCAGATCCACACGGCGATGATCACCTGTTTCTACGTCGCGCTGGGCACACGCGGCGAGACGCATCATCGCATCGCCCTGCGCTTTGCGGGCGCGGTGATGGGCGCGGTGGCCGGGTTCGCCACCATGCTGTGGCTGATGCCGCTGGTGGATGACATCGGCGGGCTGTTGCTGCTGCTGGCCGTGCCGACCTTTGTAGCGGCGTGGATCGGGTTGGGCGGCGAGCGGATTTCCTATGCCGGATGGCAGCTTGCGCTGTGCTTTTTCCTTGTGGTGCTCACCGGCTTTGGCCCGCCGACCGGGATCGGCGCGGCGGTCAGCCGGGTGATCGGCATCCTGTTTGGCAGCGCGGTGATCATGGTGGTCTTTGCCGTGGTCTGGCCCGATTCCGCGCGCGATGATGCGCTGGCCGCGATCGACGAGATGGACACCGCCCTTGCCACCGCCCCGCCGCCGCGCTCAGGGCGCGACATCGCCCGGCTGCGCGCCCCGCTGGCGCAGGCGATGCGCCTGTCCGAGATGGCCCGCTATGAGCGGCTGGCCGATCTTTCCCCCCAGATTGCCGCTGCCAAGGCGCGGTATCACGCCTTTCTCAGGAGCACTGCGCATGCCGCTGCCTAA
- a CDS encoding HlyD family efflux transporter periplasmic adaptor subunit produces the protein MTLRAFLRVGVAVLALGAGGLSVWAWQQSESHPMTDAATVDAPVVEIAAIVPGLVIEVAVENNDHVEAGELLFRLDPEVYDLELQQARAALAAAESELRQGEGNRALEQSNADVASSQIDRAEANLTLARQTLMRLEPLLEQGYVTAQQVDSARTAVRDAEVTLQQARSHASGTGAFVGTLDTRRAQVESARAAVALAERNRRNTEIHAPRAGYIAGLTMTTGEFVVTAAPLFSLIDDSEWRVTALFRETDLPQIALGDSVRVFLLAAPSTPIRGRVTGVGWGVRSNDEAQLLGLPLVASKLDWVRAARRFPVEIELEDAPAGLVRLGASASVRILGVDADAAQ, from the coding sequence ATGACGCTGCGCGCCTTTCTTCGGGTCGGTGTTGCGGTTCTGGCGCTGGGTGCCGGGGGGCTGTCTGTTTGGGCCTGGCAGCAGTCGGAAAGCCATCCGATGACCGATGCGGCCACGGTGGACGCGCCGGTGGTCGAGATTGCCGCCATCGTGCCCGGTCTGGTGATCGAGGTCGCGGTCGAGAACAACGACCATGTCGAGGCCGGAGAGCTGCTGTTCCGGCTGGACCCCGAGGTCTATGATCTGGAGCTGCAGCAGGCCCGCGCAGCGCTGGCAGCCGCCGAGTCCGAGCTGCGTCAGGGCGAGGGTAACCGCGCGCTGGAGCAATCCAACGCCGATGTCGCCTCGAGCCAGATCGACCGGGCCGAGGCCAACCTGACCCTTGCACGGCAAACGCTGATGCGGCTCGAACCGCTGCTGGAGCAGGGCTATGTCACCGCGCAACAGGTGGACAGCGCCCGCACCGCCGTCCGCGATGCCGAGGTGACGCTGCAACAGGCGCGCAGCCATGCGAGCGGCACGGGTGCCTTTGTCGGCACGCTGGATACGCGCCGCGCGCAGGTGGAGTCCGCCCGTGCTGCCGTGGCGCTGGCCGAACGCAACCGCCGCAACACCGAGATCCACGCCCCGCGCGCGGGCTATATCGCCGGGCTGACGATGACGACGGGCGAGTTTGTCGTCACCGCCGCTCCGCTCTTCTCGCTGATCGACGACAGCGAATGGCGGGTGACCGCGCTGTTCCGCGAGACGGACCTGCCGCAGATCGCGTTGGGCGACAGCGTGCGGGTGTTCCTGCTGGCCGCCCCGTCGACACCGATCCGGGGCCGGGTGACGGGTGTGGGCTGGGGCGTGCGCTCGAATGACGAGGCGCAGCTGCTGGGCTTGCCGCTGGTGGCGAGCAAACTCGACTGGGTGCGCGCCGCGCGCCGCTTCCCCGTCGAGATCGAGCTTGAGGACGCGCCCGCCGGGCTGGTCCGGCTTGGCGCCTCGGCCTCGGTGCGCATTCTGGGGGTGGACGCGGACGCGGCGCAATGA
- a CDS encoding DUF1656 domain-containing protein: protein MTPRAPVIALYGSSFPVWLFAALAGLVVALVLREVLIATGLSRHLPAPAVFHLSTAVLSGVGLYVLWIGGYQ, encoded by the coding sequence ATGACCCCGCGAGCGCCTGTCATAGCCCTGTATGGATCGTCCTTCCCGGTCTGGCTGTTCGCGGCTCTGGCCGGGTTGGTCGTGGCGCTGGTGCTGCGCGAAGTGCTCATCGCCACGGGTCTGTCCCGGCATCTGCCTGCCCCGGCGGTTTTCCATCTGTCGACCGCCGTTCTGTCGGGCGTCGGGCTCTATGTTCTGTGGATCGGAGGCTACCAATGA
- a CDS encoding 50S ribosomal protein L11 methyltransferase, which translates to MAKDLALTSLAKHQGLQAFAYLRLQEADRLVQRATLEPLTDGGLRTAQLLADALALAPHHHQAQILQQRLYQMFVPRWHFPMLADSARNRAYAAAIAAKVKPGDIVLDIGCGAGLTAMLAARAGAKHVYTCEQQPLIAQAATRVIAENGLADRITVIPKMSHNLVIGVDLPEPADAVISEIVDTLLLGEGALDTLFHAMHRLAKPEARTIPEQGVLKAQLVESDALMRLWRPHQAEGFDLSAFHHFATIAQITPNDFATCGLKPLGPAKPLFSFDFTRPDTKPAHRIEVLSSTTTGTIHAVFVFFEMRLAPGIRVTNSVQADGHWGRTAFLLDHPIRAQPGVQLSVCAHHDAAHLSLSVAQEEAITVSVTADLSGRVDDPVADIPEHAEQTVDHGFAPPSSWPRAKSAPPPAGHAERRA; encoded by the coding sequence ATGGCAAAAGATCTTGCGCTGACCTCTTTGGCAAAACATCAGGGTTTACAGGCGTTTGCCTATCTTCGCCTGCAAGAGGCGGATCGCCTCGTCCAGCGCGCCACGCTTGAGCCGCTGACCGATGGCGGCCTGCGCACCGCGCAGCTGCTGGCCGATGCGCTCGCCCTCGCGCCGCATCATCATCAGGCGCAAATCCTGCAACAGCGGCTTTATCAGATGTTCGTGCCGCGCTGGCATTTCCCCATGCTCGCCGACAGCGCCCGCAACCGCGCCTATGCCGCCGCCATCGCCGCAAAGGTCAAGCCCGGCGACATCGTGCTCGACATCGGCTGTGGCGCGGGGCTGACGGCCATGCTGGCGGCGCGGGCCGGGGCCAAGCACGTCTACACCTGCGAACAACAGCCCCTGATCGCGCAAGCCGCCACGCGCGTGATCGCCGAGAACGGGCTTGCGGACCGGATCACGGTGATCCCCAAGATGTCGCACAATCTTGTCATTGGCGTCGATCTGCCGGAACCCGCCGACGCCGTGATCTCCGAGATCGTCGATACCCTGTTGCTGGGCGAAGGGGCGCTTGACACGCTGTTTCACGCCATGCACCGGCTGGCCAAACCCGAGGCGCGCACCATCCCCGAGCAAGGGGTGCTCAAGGCGCAGCTGGTGGAAAGCGATGCCCTCATGCGTCTGTGGCGGCCCCATCAGGCCGAGGGGTTCGATCTGTCGGCGTTCCACCACTTCGCCACCATCGCCCAGATTACCCCGAATGATTTTGCCACCTGCGGACTCAAACCGCTTGGGCCTGCAAAGCCGCTGTTTTCGTTTGATTTCACCCGGCCAGACACAAAACCCGCGCACCGGATCGAGGTTCTGTCAAGCACCACAACCGGCACCATCCACGCGGTGTTCGTGTTCTTCGAGATGCGCTTGGCACCGGGTATCCGGGTGACGAACAGCGTGCAGGCTGACGGCCATTGGGGCCGGACCGCGTTCTTGCTGGATCACCCGATCCGCGCTCAGCCGGGCGTGCAGCTGAGCGTCTGCGCTCATCACGACGCGGCGCATCTGAGCCTGTCTGTCGCGCAAGAAGAGGCGATCACTGTTTCCGTCACTGCAGACCTGTCTGGGCGGGTTGACGACCCGGTGGCGGACATCCCCGAACATGCCGAACAGACCGTTGATCATGGTTTCGCACCCCCGTCATCCTGGCCACGCGCCAAAAGCGCCCCACCACCCGCCGGTCACGCCGAACGTCGCGCCTGA